The nucleotide window AGGAGGTAAAAGCATTTCTGCGAATGGTTTATTCGAATATCTGGATAATAAAATCGAAGTATTTGACATAAATAGACAAACCATTACAATTGATAACACCAATCCTCATCAAGCAGCAGAATTTGCTTCTTTCACCTATAAAAACAATTTAATTGTCATGGGAGGCTCTATAAAAATGAGTCAAAAAGGAATAAAGCAATACACAGACAAAGTTCATTCCTATGATTTTGATTCTGGTTATTGGTATGAATTAGAATCAATGCCAATTGCCAAAGAAACTACGGGGATTCTGATTAAAGACAAGATCTTCCTATTTGGTGGTTTTAACGGAAATCCATTGTCAATAATAGAAAGTTTTGATTTAGTTACCGAAAAATGGCAAACAGAAGGAAATATGTTTTGTACATTAAGTAGCCCTGCAATTGGCTCAAACAACGATTTGATTTACTTATTTGAAAACGAAAAAATCTATACTTACAATATTTATTCAAAAGAACTAAAAGAATACTTAATTAATTTACCCATGAAAGCCTCCAAACTATTCTTCTTAAACGAAAAACTGTATTTACTCGGGGGATATATTGAAAATTATTATTCTAAATTTCCTTCTCCAAATCTTTACAGTATTGATATAAATGAGTTTAAAAACACAAAACCAAACAGAATGATAATTTTATAACCAGAATTAGAAGAAAACCTAATAATGGCTTTTTTCTTTAAATTTAAGGCTTAAAAAACTTCAAAAAAACAAGAAAGAATTTAGCTCTATTTTAAACAGAGAATTGAATTAGGTATGTAAAAAAAAAAATTAGTTATTAAAAGCCCCCATTAAATCCAATTAAATGAAAACAAA belongs to Flavobacterium gilvum and includes:
- a CDS encoding Kelch repeat-containing protein encodes the protein MKTVILFLLFFPAISIAQNSIGTVIGKKSNLPIEGVNITIKPFNSTTTTDKAGKFKLEKITELQKIDTLYFSHIGYTTKKISFNEFEKNEFTIFLDEQTELLDEVALSFSQNKQLKSKISYTKLAPLKYAISNFGSVLKDNKIYVIGGDASFKRDAWKKLQYENPDPTLTDFINELKYPNSAQMYKGNIMVYDIENDRWDVSKIKFRKRAYHNLNEYNNKIYVIGGKSISANGLFEYLDNKIEVFDINRQTITIDNTNPHQAAEFASFTYKNNLIVMGGSIKMSQKGIKQYTDKVHSYDFDSGYWYELESMPIAKETTGILIKDKIFLFGGFNGNPLSIIESFDLVTEKWQTEGNMFCTLSSPAIGSNNDLIYLFENEKIYTYNIYSKELKEYLINLPMKASKLFFLNEKLYLLGGYIENYYSKFPSPNLYSIDINEFKNTKPNRMIIL